In a genomic window of Quercus lobata isolate SW786 chromosome 4, ValleyOak3.0 Primary Assembly, whole genome shotgun sequence:
- the LOC115985885 gene encoding putative protein TPRXL, which yields MSWFILKIFPCVLCFSKSFLRKLFLGSGSSSSPSGGNNDLVYEHPPESHPSASSSYPIEVVVDSVTVKPQHEQSEQSSSQRTDQVSQNSKESGPLLPIFSSKQLTLSCTPLQSPSKPSPSSSNIPESSQISSSVAVKPQHVQSSSQSINNEVSHSSKVSSPVPPTISSRPLQSPSKPSASSSNLWLYHQSQLPPTFSSNSSNPLPPTFFSRQPADSSNLSQSSSKPPPLSSSPSPSSLKTPVDSSISYAYFPKTTEPPSASSSPTSYKPPQSSPSVVPYSSKPPPSSGPPLYSTKKSPVFKLILHTAPNNNK from the coding sequence ATGTCTTGGTTTATTCTTAAAATCTTCCCATGCGTCCTTTGTTTCTCGAAATCTTTCCTTAGAAAACTTTTTCTGGGGTCTGGTTCTAGTAGTAGCCCTTCTGGCGGGAACAATGATTTAGTATACGAACATCCTCCGGAGTCACATCCAAGTGCTTCTTCATCTTATCCAATCGAAGTTGTAGTAGATTCAGTGACTGTCAAACCACAACATGAACAGTCAGAACAGAGTTCATCCCAAAGGACTGACCAAGTTTCTCAGAATTCAAAAGAATCAGGTCCATTGCTACCTATATTCTCTTCTAAACAACTTACATTGTCTTGTACACCACTTCAATCTCCATCCAAACCATCTCCATCTTCCTCAAACATACCCGAATCTTCACAGATAAGCAGCTCAGTGGCAGTCAAGCCACAACATGTTCAGAGTTCTTCCCAAAGCATAAATAATGAAGTTTCACACAGTTCTAAAGTTTCAAGTCCAGTCCCACCTACAATTTCTTCTAGACCACTTCAATCTCCATCTAAACCATCTGCATCTTCCTCTAACCTTTGGCTTTACCATCAATCTCAATTGCCACCTACATTTTCTTCTAACAGTTCAAATCCATTGCCACCTACATTTTTCTCTCGACAACCTGCAGATTCCTCAAACCTATCCCAATCTTCATCAAAACCACCTCCCTTGTCTTCTAGTCCATCTCCATCATCCCTTAAAACTCCAGTTGATTCTTCCATATCATATGCATATTTCCCCAAGACCACTGAACCCCCAtcagcttcttcttctccaaCTTCCTATAAACCACCTCAATCTTCACCTTCAGTGGTCCCATATTCATCCAAGCCACCTCCTTCCTCTGGGCCACCTCTGTATTCCACTAAGAAATCACCAGTTTTTAAGCTAATTCTGCATACAGCTCCCAATAATAACAAATGA
- the LOC115987453 gene encoding uncharacterized protein LOC115987453 produces MSRFILKIFPCILCFMKSFLRKLFLGSHSSSSPSAGNNDLVYEPPPESHPSASSSYPIEVVVDPVTVKPQHVQSSSQRTGQISQNSKESGPLLPIFSSKQPTLSCTPLQSPSKPSPSSSNIPESSLISSSVTVKPQHVQSSSQSVANEVSHSSKISNPGPPTISSRPLQSPSKPSPSSSNIPQSSLTSSSVTVKPQHVQSSFQSITNEVSHSSKVSSPVPPTISSTPLQSPSKPSASSNNLWLYHLSQLPPTFSSNSSNPLPPTFSSRQPADSSNLSQSSSKPPPLSSSPSPSSLKTPVDSSISYAYFPKTTEPPSASSSPTSYKPPQSSPSAVPYSSKPPPSSSGPPLYSTKQTPVFKLILHTAPNNVTNEESKTTYVCEKGAPIYAIPEDIKDLIKEDIAPPVLKQSLSPSTYKAYFAALLYAEDYYLEKWSEFLMKKVTLKLEEAALHKKSKKSKHSKGSGEEEDKIFVEFEIDSIPGRRPFLLSRDVVRARPSDKKVEPFQGFIHRVVKSRRVLVEFGDDFHSQHHPNRKYDISFSFNRVCLKRAHQAIQAALDPSSHNFLFPECVPRKNILNPPALLETYDGLNTNEFDAVRRILSFQGSPPYLLGGPLIGTDAQRYLPEEKVSTRTGVVVCKAVIEIYKTSKENRILICAPINRTCDMLMRSLREVIRESDMFRANAAFREIDGVPIDILRSCPIKDECFACPPLQKLQKFRIILSTFVSSFRLHNQGIAAGHFSHIFLVDASSTTEPEATIALANFANENTSVIVTGKPGNCSRWVRSDMARKYGLRKSYFERLCEVGPYQILNPMFITELVGFEQ; encoded by the exons ATGTCTAGGTTTATTCTTAAAATCTTCCCATGCATCCTTTGTTTCATGAAATCTTTCCTTAGAAAACTATTTCTGGGGTCTCATTCTAGTAGTAGCCCTTCTGCTGGGAACAATGATTTAGTATACGAACCACCTCCGGAGTCACATCCAAGTGCTTCTTCATCTTATCCAATCGAAGTTGTAGTAGATCCAGTGACTGTCAAACCACAACATGTTCAGAGTTCATCCCAAAGGACTGGCCAAATTTCTCAGAATTCAAAAGAATCAGGTCCATTGCTACCTATATTCTCTTCTAAACAACCCACATTGTCTTGTACACCACTTCAATCTCCATCCAAACCATCTCCATCTTCCTCAAACATACCCGAATCTTCATTGATAAGCAGCTCAGTTACAGTCAAGCCACAACATGTTCAGAGTTCTTCCCAAAGCGTAGCTAATGAAGTTTCTCACagttctaaaatttcaaatccagGCCCACCTACAATTTCTTCTAGACCACTTCAATCTCCATCTAAACCATCTCCATCTTCCTCTAACATACCCCAATCTTCATTGACAAGCAGCTCAGTGACAGTCAAGCCACAACATGTTCAGAGTTCTTTCCAAAGCATAACTAATGAAGTTTCTCACAGTTCTAAAGTTTCAAGTCCAGTCCCACCTACAATTTCTTCTACACCACTTCAATCTCCATCTAAACCATCTGCATCATCCAATAACCTTTGGCTTTACCATCTATCTCAATTGCCACCTACATTTTCTTCCAACAGTTCAAATCCATTGCCACCTACATTTTCCTCTAGACAACCTGCAGATTCCTCAAACCTATCCCAATCTTCATCAAAACCACCTCCCTTGTCTTCTAGTCCATCTCCATCATCCCTTAAAACTCCAGTTGATTCTTCCATATCATATGCATATTTCCCCAAGACCACTGAACCCCCAtcagcttcttcttctccaaCTTCCTATAAACCACCTCAATCTTCACCTTCAGCGGTCCCATATTCATCCAAGCCACCTCCTTCTTCCTCTGGGCCACCTCTGTATTCCACTAAGCAAACACCAGTTTTTAAGCTAATTCTGCATACAGCTCCCAATAATGTAACAAATGAAGAAAGCAAGACAACTTATGTGTGTGAAAAGGGTGCACCCATATATGCTATTCCTGAGGATATCAAAGATCTAATCAAGGAAGACATTGCACCTCCAGTTCTGAAGCAGTCTTTATCTCCTTCAACttataaggcttattttgctGCTCTGTTATATGCTGAGGATTACTACTTGGAG AAATGGAGTGAGTTCCTAATGAAGAAAGTGACATTGAAGTTGGAGGAAGCAGCACttcataaaaaatcaaagaaatcaaaacaTTCTAAAGGAAGTGGTGAGGAGGAGGATAAAATCTTTGTAGAATTTGAGATTGATTCTATTCCTGGGAGGCGGCCTTTCCTTTTATCAAGGGACGTGGTCCGTGCACGACCTTCGGATAAAAAGGTTGAGCCATTTCAG GGTTTTATCCATCGTGTGGTGAAAAGCAGGCGTGTATTAGTTGAATTTGGAGATGATTTTCATTCACAGCATCATCCAAATCGCAAATATGACATCAGCTTCTCATTTAACAGAGTTTGTCTAAAAAGGGCTCATCAAGCAATTCAAGCTGCATTAGATCCTTCATCACACAACTTCCTTTTTCCTGAATGCGTCCCTCGGAAGAATATTCTTAACCCACCAGCTCTGCTTGAAACCTATGATGGACTTAATACAAATGAATTCGATGCAGTGCGTCGGATCCTAAGCTTTCAGGGCTCACCACCTTATCTTCTTGGGGGCCCGCTTATTGGCACTGATGCGCAAAGGTATTTACCTGAAGAAAAAGTATCAACAAGAACAGGAGTGGTTGTTTGTAAGGCAGtaattgaaatttataaaacctctaaAGAGAACAGAATTCTTATATGTGCACCTATAAACCGCACATGTGATATGCTAATGAGAAGTTTGAGGGAGGTGATTCGAGAGTCAGATATGTTTCGGGCCAATGCTGCATTTCGAGAGATAGATGGGGTACCCATTGACATTCTGCGCTCATGTCCTATAAAAGATGAATGTTTTGCATGTCCTCCACTCCAAAAACTTCAGAAATTCAGGATAATTCTGTCAACTTTTGTGAGTAGCTTTCGACTACACAATCAAGGTATAGCTGCCGGACATTTTAGTCATATTTTTCTAGTGGATGCCTCATCAACCACAGAGCCGGAAGCAACAATAGCTTTGGCCAATTTTGCTAATGAGAATACATCTGTTATTGTTACTGGTAAACCTGGAAACTGTTCACGTTGGGTCCGCTCTGACATGGCAAGGAAATATGGATTGAGGAAGTCATATTTTGAGAGACTTTGTGAAGTCGGGCCATATCAAATCCTCAATCCAATGTTCATCACAGAGCTGGTTGGCTTTGAGCAATAG